The Mesorhizobium sp. AR10 genome includes the window TTGTCGCGCGATGCGACGCGTGTCCGTTGCTACTGCTGGTGTTTGCCGCCCGCCAAACTGCCTTCGACACCGTCCAGTCTGTCGAGCAGCTCCCTGAAATGGTCGGGAATGTCGGCCTCGGTACGGAATGCCGGCAAGGTGCGCAGGAAGCGCGCTGTTGCCTCGGTGCTGAACTGGCGTTTGATGTCGGCAGCAAGACTTTCGCGCCTGTCGCCATTGTTGCGGGTCATCATTTCAAAATCCTGTGTCGGCTTCGAAACTCCTCCGGCCTTGGAATGGTTCCCACATCATGGTCTGTTGGCAAGCAAAGCCAGAGAATACGGTAAAATTTGAATTAATGTCGAAGGTCTTCGCAACGCACCGTCAAAGCTCGACCGGCAGCCTTCAGTATCGCTTGCCCCTTGATTTTTGGCTGCCAAACCTCGATATCGGGCGCAAATCCAAACCATTCGAAAATGACGGGAAACGGCGATGAGCGACCAGACAAAAGACGAACGCGCGCCCGAGGATATCGAAACGGCCGAGACCGAGCGCACGGAAGGCAGCGTCGACGGCGACTATGAAGCGCTGGTTCGGCTGCTGAAGGAAAACGACGAACTGAAGGACCGCGCGCTGCGCGTTGCGGCCGAGATGGAAAATCTGCGGCGCCGCACCGCCCGCGACGTGCATGACGCGCGCGCCTATGCGGTGGCCAATTTCGCCCGCGACATGCTGTCGGTGTCGGACAATCTGCGCCGAGCACTCGATGCCATCCCGGCCGAGGCCAAGGCATCGGGCGACGCCGGGTTCAAAGCGCTGATCGACGGCGTCGAGATCACCGAGCGCGCCATGCTGTCGGCGCTTGAGCGGCACGGGGTAAAGAAGCTTGAGCCGGAAGGCGAGAAATTCGACCCGAATTTCCATCAGGCGATGTTCGAGGTGCCAAATCCGGAGGTGCCGGCCAACACCGTCGTCCAGGTGGTGCAGCCGGGCTATTCGATCGGTGAGCGCGTGCTGCGGCCGGCCATGGTCGGCGTCGCCAAGGGCGGACCCAAGCATGTGGCGAGCGAAACACCTGTCGAACCCGGCCCGGTCAACGACGAGGCCGAAAGGGACGCTTGAGAGTTAGGGGAACAAGGGAGTAGGGCAGTAGGAAAATAGAGCAGCCGTACCAATTGTACGGCTTCGTGCTATTCATATCTCCCTACTGCCCTATTCCCTTACTCCCGCCATAGCCCCATGAATCCGATCGACCTTCTCGACTACGCCGGCGTCGCGGTCTTCGCCGCGACCGGTGCGCTTGCCGCCTCGCGCAAGCAGCTCGACATTATCGGCTTCCTGTTCCTGGCCAGCGTCACCGGCATCGGTGGCGGCACGTTTCGCGACGTCATCCTCAACCTGCCGGTTTTCTGGGTCGCCAACTCCGGCTATGTGCTGATCTGCGCGGTGGTTGCGGTGGTGGTGTTCTTCAGCGCGCACCGCGTCGAATCCCGCTGGAAATGGCTGCTCTGGCTCGATGCCATCGGGCTCGCCGCCTTTTCGGTGATGGGCGCGGCCAAGGGGCTGGCCATCACCGGCTCTCCGGTCGTGTCGGTCATCACCGGCGTGCTCACAGCTACATTCGGCGGCATTCTGCGCGATCTCCTGGCCGGGGAGCCATCGGTGCTGCTCAGGCCGGAAATCTATGTCACCGCCGCGCTTGCAGGTGCGGCCCTCTACACAACAGGCGATCTCGCAGGGCTGCCGCCGCTCGCATCTGGCCTGGTCGGCTTCGCAGCGGCTTTTCTGGTACGCGGCGGCGCGCTCAAATTCGGCTGGTCGTTTCCATCCTACAAGAGCCGGCCCGGCCGGCGGCCGGAAGACATTCCCTAAGAAATCATCTTCCCGAGCGAGCAGCTTGCCAGGCTTTGAGCAGCGTCTTCGGTGCCTGCGCCACAAAGGTGCGCTCAAGCCGGTGGCGCAGTTCGTCGGGCGCGATCACATGCACCCTGACGAGGATAGCCGGCCAACCCTTGTAGTGGTCGGTCTCGAAATAGATGTCGGGTGCCGCCTCGAGCAGCATCTCCTTCTCGTCGAGCGGGCACATCAAGACGATGGTGTCGGCATCCTTGACCCTGGTCAGCAGCTTCTTGCCGACCTTCAGCGCCGGCGTGCCATAGGACGTGGTTTCGACGACGTCCGGCAGGCCGCGTGCCGCAAGCTGCAATTTTTGGAAAGCGCCGGAAAGGTCGTCGTTCACCACAGGATCAGGCGGCGAAGCGCTGGGCTTCCCCGCCATAGTAGTTGACGTAGCGCGCGCCGATCTCCTTGACCGGCATCACCACGAACACGTCGACGGTCGAGAATTCGCGGTCGATGACGCAGCCGTCACCGATGCGGGCGCCGACGCGCAGGTAACCCTTGACCAGCGGCGGCATCGCAGCGATGGCCGCCTTGGCGTTGACCGCCTCGATAGGCATCAAATCCATCGAGCAATAACGCCCGCTGACCGCCCGCACATCCCAGGCCGAGTTGGTCCGGCAATGGTGGGCAAGATATGTGAGCGCCTCGGCATGTGCAGCCGGCACGGTGCCGGGGAACGAGGCACAGCCGGTCATCACACCGATCTCGTAGTGTTTGATATAGGCCCATATGCCTTGCCACAGCGCCTCGATGGTACGCTTCGAGCGGTATTCCGGCAAAACACAGGAGCGGCCGAGTTCGAGGAAGCGCTGGCCGGGATGGCGGGCAATGAGCTTGGTCAGCTCGAATTCACCCTCGGAATAGAACCCGCCTGCCGTCGCCGCGATTTCCTGCCGCAGAAGGCGGTAGGTGCCGACGATGCGGCGGTGTTCGGGGCCGGAAAGCGAAGTATCGAAGACAAGCAGATGGTCGCAGAGCGGATCGAACCGGTCGGCGTCACGGCGGTCCTGCGCCTGGAACAGACCTTTCCTGGCGCCAAGCTCGTCATAAAAGACCCGGTAGCGCACTTCCTGCGCGGCCGCGATCTCGGCCTCGTTGCGGGCGAGCCGCACCTCGAGGTTGCCGATACGGCCGAGCGATGCGCCTTTTATGACGGAATCGACAGTGCGCCCGGCGAGCAGTGCGCCGCTGGCGTTCGGCCGAGTGTCACATTCCGGCATAACTGTATGCACGAGTGATTCTCCTTCGAGCCATCCCTCTTGGCACGGGGATACGGTGTAGGTGCAACAGGATTGTGACAGTACCGTGATACGGTCCGGCGGGCAATACTTCGTCGGCTGGGTATTGCCGTCAACCGGCTACGCTACTGTGTGGAGATGGTACCTGTACAGGCTCAGGCGGCCACCTGGGCCTCGACCGCATGGACCAGCGCGTCGGGGTCGAGCGGCTTGGTGACGAAGCCGCTGGCGCCATGGGCGAGCACCGTATGACGGGTCTTTTCCTGGCTGTCGGCTGAAAGCACCATGATCGGAACCGGCGGCACTGCCATTTCCTCCTCGTGGCGGCGGATGGCGGCAATCGCATCCAGACCGTCCATGACCGGCATATGCAGGTCCATCAGCACCACGTCGAAACGGTGCTTGAGCCCGGCCTCGGTCACGGCCTCGACCGCGGCTTTGCCGTTGCCGACCACTTTCACGCGGTGCCCGGCCTTCACAAGCGTGGCACGGGCGAGCATGGCGTTGATGTCGTTGTCTTCGGCGATCAGCACAGACAGGCCCTGTTGACGGCGGCCAAGGGAACGAAGGGACGGGAGGCCATGTTTTTCCGGCTTTGGCTGGGCGAGGACGGGGGCATGGCTGGTCAAAAGCACGCGCAGCAGCGTTTCGCCGCGCACCGGCCTGGCCAGGAAGGTGGCGTAGCCGCTGGCGCGGAATTCGCCAAGCATGCCGCGGTCGGTCGGCGCGATCAGCGTGATGGCCTCGCAATCGGCAAAGCCGCTCTGGCGCAGGCGCTTGAGCAGCCTTCCATCAGCGTCTTCCATGGCTGCATCGACCAGAAGCACGTCGCAGCCCGTGGCGAAAGGCGCTGCCTGGGCCGGGGTTGCAGCCAGGTCGACGACGCCGCCATGGGTGCGGACGGTGCGGGCGATGGCCTCGGCCTCGATGACGTTTTTCGACAGGATCACCGCGCGGCGGCCCGATAGAACGTTCTGGCGGTTTTGCGGTGCCTCGGTGGCTGCTATGGCCGGGATTTCGAAGACGAATTCAGATCCCTCGCCAAGCCGGCTCGACACCGAAATGGTGCCGCCCATGGCGGTCACCAGGCGTCTGGAGATGGCAAGACCGAGACCGGCGCCGCCATGCACCCGGGTCGACGTGCCGTCGGACTGTTCGAATTCCTCGAAGATGCGCTCCATGTCGTCCTCGCGCAGGCCGGGACCGGTGTCGGCAACAGTGAAGCATATGCGGTCGATGGTCTCGGTGCGCGCCCGCGCGACGCTCACCAGCACGCCACCGGTGTCGGTGAACTTGATGGCGTTGCCGATGAGGTTGAGCAGCACCTGCCTTACCCGACCCGGGTCGGCGGTGATCATCTGCGGCACGTCGGGTTCGACATGGCAGCCAAGGCCGATGTTCTTGGCGAAAGCGCGAGCCGCCATGAGTTCGATGATGTTGTCGGCGATCTCGCGCAGCGATGTCGGCTGCGGTTCCGGGTCGAACCGGCCTGCCTCGATTTTGGAATAATCGAGCAGATCCTCGATCAAGGCGAGCAGTGCGCTGGCCGAGGTCGAGACGGCGCCGACATAGGTCCGCTGTTCAGGCGAAAGATTGGTGTCGGCCAAAAGCTTGGCCATGCCCATGATGCCGTTCATCGGCGTGCGGATCTCATGGCTGACGGTGGCGAGGAAGCGCGATTTGGCCTGGCTTGCATATTCGGCTCGCTCGCGGGCGGTGATCAGTGACGATTCGGCGCGCTTGCGAGCCGTGATGTCACGGGCGATCGCGCGATGCGAAACGGCGCCGCTGTCCTTGTCGCGCACCGACAGTTCGATCCATGAAAACCAGCGCGGGCCGCTCGGCGTGCGGATGGCGACGTCAGTGGAACTCAGGCATTCGTGATCCGAAAAAGCCGCATCGGGGACGATGCCGACGTCGATGCCAAGGTCGGCCAGGGTCTTGCCGGCAAGGTCGCGCTGATCAGTTTCGACAAGGCCAGCGAAAACCTTGTTGGCATAGACGATGTGGCCGTCGCGGTCGCGATGGACGACGAGGTCGCCCAGCGCATCGATCAGCCCGCGGAAGCGCTCTTCGCTCTCCTGCATCTCCCACATGCGGTCGGCCAGCGTCTCGATTTCGGCGCGGCTGCGGGCCGCGGTTTCGTCGAGCAGGGCCACTGTCCGGCGCTCGGTGCGCTTGGCGCGCAGATGCATGACGAGGCCGGCCAGGCCGGTCGCCAGCAAGCCGACGGTGATGAAGATCGGCGCTCCGGTGAGATTGGACAGTCCCGCCAGAACGATACTGGCGACGACCGTCAGGAAGGGGAGACCTTCGGCATTGCCAGCCGGCAGTTCGGGCGCCAGCGGCGGCGCGACGACAAGCTGCCGTTTCGGCATCTCGGGCCTCGGCCCGTCGACGCTTTCGGCATGGTTCTTCTCTCTGCTGCCGGATTCCGCGATCATGCGAAATCCCTATCAGACAGAGATTATGGAAGACTGCGGGGGATCGTTCGAATTTTAGCGATCGCGCTGCTTTACCCCCTAGGGCCCTACATATCCACCACCACGCGGCCCCTGATCTTGCCGTCGACGATGTCATGCGCGGCAGCGATGATGCCGTCGAAGCCGATGGTCGTGGACAGGCTGGCAAGCTTGTGATGATCGAGATCGGTGCCGATGCGGCGCCACGCCTCGATGCGGACGGCCTTGGGCGCCATCACCGAATCGATGCCGAGCAATGAGACGCCGCGCAGGATGAACGGGGCGACGCTCGACGGCAGATCCATGCCGCCGGCTAGGCCGCAGGCGGCGACCGCGCCGCCATAGGAGGTCATCGACAGCACGTTGGCCAGCGTATGGCTGCCGACCGCATCGACGCCGCCGGCCCAGCGCTCCTTGGCGAGCGGCTTTGCCGGCTGGGCAAGCTCGTCGCGCGAAATCACTTCCGCAGCCCCCAGGTCGATCAGATAGGGGCTTTCGGCATTGCGGCCGGTGGAGGCGATGACATGAAAGCCGAGGCTGGACAGGATCGAGACCGCGACCGACCCGACGCCACCGGCGGCACCCGTCACCACAACCGGGCCGCGATCGGGCACAATGCCGTGCCGCTCCAGCGCGATGACGCAAAGCATGGCCGTGTAGCCGGCCGTGCCGACCGCCATGGCGTCATGCGCGCTCATGCCATCCGGCAGCGGCACCAGCCAGTCGCCTTTGACGCGGGCGCGCCCGGCATAGGCGCCAAAATGCGTTTCGCCGACGCCCCAGCCGTTCAATATGACCTTGTCACCCTTGCGCCAATCGGTATGGGAAGACGAGATCACAGTGCCGGCGAAATCGATGCCGGGCACCAGCGGCCAGCGTCGGATCACCGGCGCCTTGCCTGATATGGCCAGCCCATCCTTGTAGTTGATGGTCGTCGCCTCGATGGCGACGGTGACGTCGCCCTCCATCAGGTCGGCTTCGGTGAGGTCGGTCACGGCAACCGACTGCTTTTTCTCGGCGTCGCGTGAAACGAGGATGGCTTTGAAGGTTTCGGTCACTTTTTTCTCCTCGGTCTGGCAGTGCGCGGACTGTGCGGCGACAGCCCGGCGTGGTCAATCGTTCAAGAGAATTGGGCGTTCAAGCGTCAGGACCTTGCGGCTTCGCCTCGCGCCGCCAGCCGATGAGCTCGTCGAAGACGACCAGCACGGCGCCGACCGAGATGAAGGCGTCGGCGAGGTTGAAGACGGCGAAGGACCACACCGGCGTGTGGAACAATATGTAGTCGATGACGTGGCCATAGGCAGCGCGGTCGATCAGATTGCCGAGCGCGCCGCCGATGATCAGCGCAAAGCCGGTGCGGGCAAGCACGTGGCCGGGCGGCGTGCGGGTCGCGAGATAGAGCACGAAAGCGACGACGAGGACCGCGATGACCACCAGGCCGGTGTCGCCGAAGGACGAAAACATCGAGAAGGCAATGCCGGTGTTGTAGGTGCGAAACAGCGCCAGGAACGGCACCAGGTCGAGTTTTTCCTGAAAGGCGAGGCTGGTCTCGACCAGATGTTTTATCCACTGGTCGAGCGCAATTGCCGCCACAGTCAGCAGGACGTAGGGAGGCCATGATTTCATGGCTTGGCGTCCTCCAGCTTCAGCGCGCCGCGCCGGATCTCGAACAGCATGACGCCGGTGGCCACGGCGAGGTTGAGCGAATCGGCGCGGCCTGCCTGCGGAATGCGCAGCAGCCTGTCGCAGCTCTCGGCCAGGTTGTCGGGCAGGCCCTGCTGCTCGTTGCCCATCATCAACAGCACCGGGCCTCTGGAGAAATCGACCGAGCGGTAGTCGACCGCACCCTTCAGATGTGTTCCGGCGACGAGACCTGAGAAGCTGTTTCGCCAGGCGAGGAAGGCTTCCGGCGTGGCCTTGGTCACCGGCACGGCGAATATCGAACCCATGGTGGCGCGCACGGTCTCGACGGAAAAAGGGTCGGTGGTCTCGCCGATCAGAATGACACCCTTGGCGCCGACGGCGTCGACGGTGCGGATGACGGTGCCGAGATTGCCGGGATCACGCACCCGGTCGAGCGCCACCCAGACATCGCCATCGTTGGCGCGGATCTCCTTCAGCGGCAGGAGCCTCTGCGAAAACACGCCGACCACCATTTGCGGGTTGTCGCGCCGGGTGATGGCGACCAGTACCTTTTCCGAAACTTCGAGCACAGTGCCGCCGGCAGCAACCGTGCGTGCCGCCACCTTTTCGACCGCCGCATTGCCGCGCCCGGCCTTGGCGAAGACCAGTGTCTTGATCGACCAGCCGAGGTCGAGCGCGTCGATGACCAGCTTCAGCCCCTCGGCCATGAAGGCATTCTGCTGGTCGCGGAATTTCTTCAGCGCCAGCGCCTTGATGTCCTTGATCAGCGGGTTGGCGAGGCTGGTGACTTCCTTCACCTGCCCCGGCGCACCGGCGTGCCGCTCGTTCATTCAGGCCACCCAGCGCGAAAACAGGGATGTGGAGAGTGCCCGCCCGGCGGATTTCTCGCGGATGATCAGTTCACCCGATTCAACCGTGCCGCCCATGCCGGCAAAGGTGTCGCGCAGCAAGGCATGGATGGCGAAGAAGGAAGCGCGGATCGAATAGGCGGTCAGCACCACGGCGAGTGGTTTCGGCGTCAGGATCGCGCGGCAGAGGTCGGTCAGATCAGGCAGGTCCTCGAACAACTGCCAGACTTCGCCCTTGGGGCCGCGGCCATAGGCCGGCGGATCGAACAGGATGATGTCGTAGCGGCTGCCGCGACGCTCCTCGCGCTCGACGAATTTCATGGCGTCGTCGACGATCCAGCGGATCGGCTTGCTGCCCAGCCCGGCCATCTCCTGGTTTTCGCGGGCCCAGCCGATTGCCTTCTTGGACGCATCGACATGGGTGACCTCGGCGCCTGCGCGGGCCGCCACCAGCGAGGCAAGGCCGGTGTAGCCGAACAGGTTCAGTACCTTGACCGGCCGCTTCGCCGCCGCGATCAGCCCGGCCATGTGATCCCAGTGCGAGGCCTGTTCGGGGAAGACGCCGACATGGCGAAACGAGGTGAAGCGGCCGAGATAATCGATGCCGTCATGCTTCATTGGCCAGGTTTCGCCGAGCGGCGTCTTCGGGAAACGCCAACGGCCGATGCCTTCCTCGTCGGTGTCGCCGGTGAAAATCGCATCGGCGCGTTCCCAGTCCTTTGCCGGCAAGGCCTTTTGCCAGATCGCCTGGCCCTCCGGCCGGACGATGCGATAGGGGCCGTATTGTTCGAGCTTCTCTCCGGCCCCGCTGTCGAGCAGCGCATAGTCTTGATTAGGCGCCACTTCGAGGATCAGCGGAAGGCGCTCAGTGGGCAGGGCGCCGTCGCGGCGCGAAAGGGTGCGCGGCACGGCTTTCGGTTCGGACCGGTCGTCCGGCTTCGACCTTGCCGTCTGGCCGGTCTCGCCTGGCCGCGCCTGTTCAGCCCGACCTTTGGCGGGTTGATGCGGGCGGTTGTCGCGGTTTCGATCGCGAAAGGATTTCAAGAAAATCTCCGCAGCGGGTGGCCGCTTTTGGCATAGGGGCACCGATGGCGCAACACAGTGCTCCGGTCGAGGCGGCCGCCGGTTTAGGGCAGTAGGCTCCAATGCGAAGTCAGGCGAGCCCTATTCCCCTACAGCCTACCGCTTGAGTGCTTTGTAGACGGCAATGCCGGCGGCAAGGTCCTCGAGGGCGGCGCCAACCGACTTGAACAGCGTGATCTCATCGGGGCTCTGACGGCCCTCTTTCTGGCCACGCGCGAGTTCATGCAAGTCGGCGACGATGGCTTCCGCCTTCAGCACGCCGGAGGCCAGCGGCTGGACGATATCGCCCGCCTCTTTGGTGGCGCCGGCGCGGGTGTCGACATAGACGCGGGCCCGCGCAATCGCATCGTCGTCGCTTTCGCGCATCGTCGGCGTGAAGCCGCCAACCAGATCGACATGGGTTCCCGGATGCAAAAATGCGCCCCTGATCAGCGGTGCAGTGGTGATGGTCGCCGACGAGACGATGTCGGCCTGACCAAGTTCGGCGTCGAGATCGCTTGCGGCTTCTGCAGCAAAGCCTTCGGCGCGCAATTCCGCCGCAACCTTTTCGGCATTGGCCGGCGTGCGGTTCCAGATGCGGATGGATTTGATCGGTCGCACAGCCGAATGCGCCTTGGCGAGGAACGGCGACAGCGCGCCGGCGCCAACCACAAGGAGCCGCGAGGCGTCCTTGCGGGCCAGATAGGAGGCGGCCAGCGCCGAGGCGCAGGCGGTGCGCCACTGCGTCAGCCGCTGGCCGTCGATCAAGGCCTCAGGCTCGCCGGTGGCGCCGTCGAGCAAGAGGTAGAGCCCCATGACCGCGGGTTTGCCGATAGCGTTGTTGTCGGGCGACACGGTGACGATCTTGACGCCTATATGGCCGCCGGCAGAGGTGCCGGCGGCATTGAAGTCGGTCCAGGCCGGCATCAAAAGCAGCGTCGAGGCAGCACCGTCGGGCCGTTCGACCGCATGATGATGCCGCACAGGCTGCACGGCGCCGTCGCGAAAGGCTGCGCGCAAGGTTTCGACCAGTCCGGGAAAGGTCAGCGCATGGTCGACCTCGGCGGCCGAAATGGTCAGCATGAAAAACTCCGTGGAGAGAAAAACGCCGACCGGCGGTTCAACTGGTCGGCTTCGGCAAGGCCGATCCTTGGGCCGACCCTTGGGACGGGCCTTGCGGCGCGGCGGGCGCGCGGCTGACCGCCTGCCGCAGGTTCTCGGCCTCGACGCCGCGCTGGCGCGCCAGCTTGCGGTAGCGGCCCTG containing:
- a CDS encoding TrmH family RNA methyltransferase; translation: MNERHAGAPGQVKEVTSLANPLIKDIKALALKKFRDQQNAFMAEGLKLVIDALDLGWSIKTLVFAKAGRGNAAVEKVAARTVAAGGTVLEVSEKVLVAITRRDNPQMVVGVFSQRLLPLKEIRANDGDVWVALDRVRDPGNLGTVIRTVDAVGAKGVILIGETTDPFSVETVRATMGSIFAVPVTKATPEAFLAWRNSFSGLVAGTHLKGAVDYRSVDFSRGPVLLMMGNEQQGLPDNLAESCDRLLRIPQAGRADSLNLAVATGVMLFEIRRGALKLEDAKP
- a CDS encoding PAS domain-containing hybrid sensor histidine kinase/response regulator produces the protein MIAESGSREKNHAESVDGPRPEMPKRQLVVAPPLAPELPAGNAEGLPFLTVVASIVLAGLSNLTGAPIFITVGLLATGLAGLVMHLRAKRTERRTVALLDETAARSRAEIETLADRMWEMQESEERFRGLIDALGDLVVHRDRDGHIVYANKVFAGLVETDQRDLAGKTLADLGIDVGIVPDAAFSDHECLSSTDVAIRTPSGPRWFSWIELSVRDKDSGAVSHRAIARDITARKRAESSLITARERAEYASQAKSRFLATVSHEIRTPMNGIMGMAKLLADTNLSPEQRTYVGAVSTSASALLALIEDLLDYSKIEAGRFDPEPQPTSLREIADNIIELMAARAFAKNIGLGCHVEPDVPQMITADPGRVRQVLLNLIGNAIKFTDTGGVLVSVARARTETIDRICFTVADTGPGLREDDMERIFEEFEQSDGTSTRVHGGAGLGLAISRRLVTAMGGTISVSSRLGEGSEFVFEIPAIAATEAPQNRQNVLSGRRAVILSKNVIEAEAIARTVRTHGGVVDLAATPAQAAPFATGCDVLLVDAAMEDADGRLLKRLRQSGFADCEAITLIAPTDRGMLGEFRASGYATFLARPVRGETLLRVLLTSHAPVLAQPKPEKHGLPSLRSLGRRQQGLSVLIAEDNDINAMLARATLVKAGHRVKVVGNGKAAVEAVTEAGLKHRFDVVLMDLHMPVMDGLDAIAAIRRHEEEMAVPPVPIMVLSADSQEKTRHTVLAHGASGFVTKPLDPDALVHAVEAQVAA
- a CDS encoding class I SAM-dependent rRNA methyltransferase; translation: MKSFRDRNRDNRPHQPAKGRAEQARPGETGQTARSKPDDRSEPKAVPRTLSRRDGALPTERLPLILEVAPNQDYALLDSGAGEKLEQYGPYRIVRPEGQAIWQKALPAKDWERADAIFTGDTDEEGIGRWRFPKTPLGETWPMKHDGIDYLGRFTSFRHVGVFPEQASHWDHMAGLIAAAKRPVKVLNLFGYTGLASLVAARAGAEVTHVDASKKAIGWARENQEMAGLGSKPIRWIVDDAMKFVEREERRGSRYDIILFDPPAYGRGPKGEVWQLFEDLPDLTDLCRAILTPKPLAVVLTAYSIRASFFAIHALLRDTFAGMGGTVESGELIIREKSAGRALSTSLFSRWVA
- a CDS encoding ornithine cyclodeaminase family protein: MLTISAAEVDHALTFPGLVETLRAAFRDGAVQPVRHHHAVERPDGAASTLLLMPAWTDFNAAGTSAGGHIGVKIVTVSPDNNAIGKPAVMGLYLLLDGATGEPEALIDGQRLTQWRTACASALAASYLARKDASRLLVVGAGALSPFLAKAHSAVRPIKSIRIWNRTPANAEKVAAELRAEGFAAEAASDLDAELGQADIVSSATITTAPLIRGAFLHPGTHVDLVGGFTPTMRESDDDAIARARVYVDTRAGATKEAGDIVQPLASGVLKAEAIVADLHELARGQKEGRQSPDEITLFKSVGAALEDLAAGIAVYKALKR
- a CDS encoding MmcQ/YjbR family DNA-binding protein, translating into MNDDLSGAFQKLQLAARGLPDVVETTSYGTPALKVGKKLLTRVKDADTIVLMCPLDEKEMLLEAAPDIYFETDHYKGWPAILVRVHVIAPDELRHRLERTFVAQAPKTLLKAWQAARSGR
- a CDS encoding GNAT family N-acetyltransferase, encoding MHTVMPECDTRPNASGALLAGRTVDSVIKGASLGRIGNLEVRLARNEAEIAAAQEVRYRVFYDELGARKGLFQAQDRRDADRFDPLCDHLLVFDTSLSGPEHRRIVGTYRLLRQEIAATAGGFYSEGEFELTKLIARHPGQRFLELGRSCVLPEYRSKRTIEALWQGIWAYIKHYEIGVMTGCASFPGTVPAAHAEALTYLAHHCRTNSAWDVRAVSGRYCSMDLMPIEAVNAKAAIAAMPPLVKGYLRVGARIGDGCVIDREFSTVDVFVVMPVKEIGARYVNYYGGEAQRFAA
- the grpE gene encoding nucleotide exchange factor GrpE, giving the protein MSDQTKDERAPEDIETAETERTEGSVDGDYEALVRLLKENDELKDRALRVAAEMENLRRRTARDVHDARAYAVANFARDMLSVSDNLRRALDAIPAEAKASGDAGFKALIDGVEITERAMLSALERHGVKKLEPEGEKFDPNFHQAMFEVPNPEVPANTVVQVVQPGYSIGERVLRPAMVGVAKGGPKHVASETPVEPGPVNDEAERDA
- a CDS encoding trimeric intracellular cation channel family protein, with the translated sequence MNPIDLLDYAGVAVFAATGALAASRKQLDIIGFLFLASVTGIGGGTFRDVILNLPVFWVANSGYVLICAVVAVVVFFSAHRVESRWKWLLWLDAIGLAAFSVMGAAKGLAITGSPVVSVITGVLTATFGGILRDLLAGEPSVLLRPEIYVTAALAGAALYTTGDLAGLPPLASGLVGFAAAFLVRGGALKFGWSFPSYKSRPGRRPEDIP
- a CDS encoding MDR family oxidoreductase, producing the protein MTETFKAILVSRDAEKKQSVAVTDLTEADLMEGDVTVAIEATTINYKDGLAISGKAPVIRRWPLVPGIDFAGTVISSSHTDWRKGDKVILNGWGVGETHFGAYAGRARVKGDWLVPLPDGMSAHDAMAVGTAGYTAMLCVIALERHGIVPDRGPVVVTGAAGGVGSVAVSILSSLGFHVIASTGRNAESPYLIDLGAAEVISRDELAQPAKPLAKERWAGGVDAVGSHTLANVLSMTSYGGAVAACGLAGGMDLPSSVAPFILRGVSLLGIDSVMAPKAVRIEAWRRIGTDLDHHKLASLSTTIGFDGIIAAAHDIVDGKIRGRVVVDM
- the lspA gene encoding signal peptidase II; the encoded protein is MKSWPPYVLLTVAAIALDQWIKHLVETSLAFQEKLDLVPFLALFRTYNTGIAFSMFSSFGDTGLVVIAVLVVAFVLYLATRTPPGHVLARTGFALIIGGALGNLIDRAAYGHVIDYILFHTPVWSFAVFNLADAFISVGAVLVVFDELIGWRREAKPQGPDA